One Aspergillus oryzae RIB40 DNA, chromosome 2 genomic window carries:
- a CDS encoding lipase family protein (predicted protein), which yields MHHLGKVLTAFAACAGLGVAAPSSAQITPREVSPQFLQQLTLYAQYAAAAYCSSNTNSPNTKLTCSVGNCPLVEGANTKTLAEFEDNKAFGDVAGFLAVDESNQQIVLSFRGTRSIETWAANVQLIKEDVDELCDGCKVHTGFWKSWESVATATLDGVKKAHQAYPGFKLAVTGHSFGGAVGTLAATVLRNSGSEVALYTYGSPRVGNQEFADYASGQGSNFRVTHSNDIVPRLPPRLLGYHQTSPEYWIPSGNNETVGTADIEMINEADSDMGNAGQKTQSIEAHKWYTDHIYECK from the exons ATGCACCATCTCGGCAAAGTTTTGACGGCTTTCGCGGCCTGTGCAGGCCTGGGCGTTGCTGCCCCTTCTTCGGCTCAAATAACCCCTAGAG AGGTTTCGCCGCAAttcctccaacagctcaCCCTATACGCACAGTATGCGGCAGCAGCATACTGctcctccaacaccaactCCCCGAATACAAAGCTCACCTGCTCTGTTGGGAATTGTCCTCTTGTCGAGGGAGCGAACACCAAGACTCTGGCTGAGTTTGAAGA caacaaagccTTTGGCGACGTAGCCGGATTCCTCGCCGTAGATGAGTCAAACCAGCAGATCGTTCTCTCCTTCCGAGGAACCAGGTCGATTGAGACCTGGGCTGCCAACGTCCAGCTCATAAAGGAGGATGTCGATGAACTCTGTGACGGATGCAAAGTGCACACCGGCTTCTGGAAGTCCTGGGAGTCGGTAGCTACCGCTACGTTGGATGGTGTGAAGAAGGCCCATCAGGCTTACCCTGGGTTCAAGCTCGCCGTGACCGGACATAGTTTCGGTGGTGCGGTTGGGACTCTCGCGGCGACTGTTTTGCGGAATTCGGGATCTGAGGTTGCATTG TATACCTATGGATCTCCTCGTGTAGGAAATCAGGAATTCGCGGACTATGCCTCAGGACAGGGCTCGAATTTTCGTGTTACTCATTCCAATGATATCGTTCCTCGCTTGCCGCCTCGTCTGCTCGGGTATCATCAGACTAGTCCCGAGTATTGGATTCCCAGTGGCAACAATGAGACTGTTGGCACGGCGGATATCGAGATGATCAATGAGGCGGATTCTGATATGGGAAACGCTGGACAGAAGACGCAGAGCATTGAGGCGCATAAGTGGTATACTGATCATATCTATGAATGCAAATAG
- a CDS encoding cleavage and polyadenylation specificity factor subunit 5 (mRNA cleavage factor I subunit) produces MSTTTATAMQSSRPPIIPKDFSAQQPQTIRLYPLSNYTFGTKETQPEEDPSVLARLKRLEEHYDQHGMRRTCEGVLVCHEHNHPHVLMLQIANAFFKLPGDYLHFEDDEVEGFKKRLNERLAPVGSQFSGEGVNEDWEIGDTLAQWWRPNFETFMYPFLPGHVTRPKECKKLYFIQLPKKKVLSVPKNMKLLAVPLFELYDNTARYGPQLSAIPHLLSRYNFEFVDENDNVVAATPGTPLPEGQIPKTKVLAGDNEGQDEGMADYTGDTTENGGQ; encoded by the exons ATGTCAACTACCACGGCGACGGCGATGCAAAGCTCTCGCCC GCCTATCATCCCTAAAGATTTCTCCGCTCAGCAACCTCAAACAATTCGTCTATATCCACTTTCCAATTACACATTCGGCACCAAGGAAACGCAACCGGAGGAGGACCCCTCAGTCCTGGCCCGTCTAAAGCGCCTTGAGGAGCATTACGACCAACATGGCATGCGACGGACTTGCGAAGGTGTTCTTGTTTGCCACGAACATAACCATCCTCATGTGTTGATGCTACAAATCGCCAATGCCTTTTTCAAGCT TCCCGGCGACTATCTTCActtcgaagacgatgaggtGGAGGGTTTCAAGAAGCGACTAAATGAGCGCCTTGCGCCTGTCGGTTCGCAGTTCTCAGGAGAAGGTGTCAACGAGGACTGGGAAATCGGCGACACACTTGCGCAATGGTGGCGGCCGAATTTTGAGACCTTCATGTATCCCTTCCTGCCTGGTCATGTTACCCGGCCAAAGGAGTGCAAAAAGTTGTACTTCATTCAGCTGCCTAAGAAGA AGGTCCTCTCAGTACCGAAGAACATGAAGCTTCTTGCTGTGCCGCTGTTCGAACTGTACGACAACACCGCCCGTTATGGTCCGCAACTGTCGGCTATTCCTCATCTACTGTCTCGCTATAACTTTGAATTTGTGGATGAGAACGATAACGTCGTCGCCGCGACCCCGGGTACACCACTGCCTGAAGGCCAGATCCCTAAGACTAAGGTCCTCGCAGGAGACAATGAAGGGCAGGACGAAGGAATGGCCGACTACACCGGAGACACAACCGAGAATGGAGGACAGTGA